The proteins below are encoded in one region of Patescibacteria group bacterium:
- a CDS encoding ABC-2 family transporter protein, which translates to MKTLIRYGRIYLTVLKSSIMMMLAYRADFFMWTFVHAFELTINATFFNIIFLHTSAIGGWNIYQVLILLGFMELTLGLGGVTFYPMMYGFGRMIRRGELDWKLVKPVDAQFLATIPWLDVSDMASIPSGILVMSYGLLHLGFQNLFLNIGLFVASLFLAMVIMYSAIVLLLSLAFKTTNIDYIHYFYWNIQWLGRYPVTVFKGITHFIFMFVVPIGLIATVPAQTLAGTFNWSYLGIAFVYAVGLFWLSRKVFTRSLRLYSSASS; encoded by the coding sequence ATGAAAACACTCATTCGATATGGCCGGATCTATCTGACGGTTTTAAAAAGCAGCATTATGATGATGCTGGCTTATCGCGCCGATTTTTTTATGTGGACTTTTGTTCACGCCTTTGAGCTGACTATTAATGCCACTTTTTTCAATATTATTTTTCTGCACACCAGCGCCATTGGCGGCTGGAATATTTATCAAGTTTTAATTTTGCTGGGATTTATGGAGTTGACCTTGGGGTTGGGAGGCGTTACTTTTTATCCCATGATGTATGGTTTTGGCCGAATGATTAGGAGAGGCGAATTGGACTGGAAGCTGGTTAAGCCGGTGGATGCGCAATTTCTAGCAACCATTCCCTGGCTTGATGTTTCCGACATGGCCTCAATTCCGTCTGGAATCCTGGTCATGAGTTATGGACTTTTGCATTTAGGATTTCAAAACTTGTTCTTGAATATCGGTTTGTTTGTTGCCAGTCTGTTTCTGGCAATGGTAATTATGTACTCGGCAATCGTTTTGTTACTCTCGCTAGCATTCAAAACTACCAATATAGATTACATCCATTATTTCTATTGGAATATCCAATGGCTGGGCCGATATCCGGTCACAGTCTTTAAAGGGATAACCCATTTTATTTTTATGTTTGTCGTTCCAATTGGACTAATTGCGACCGTGCCGGCACAAACTTTGGCTGGGACATTTAACTGGAGCTATCTTGGAATAGCCTTTGTTTATGCTGTAGGGTTGTTTTGGCTGTCCCGCAAGGTCTTTACCAGAAGCTTGCGGCTCTATTCTTCGGCAAGTTCGTGA
- a CDS encoding ABC-2 family transporter protein yields the protein MKKYLVVFSNALQSLTEYRVSLLLDVTSNLISSLVLYLFWRFLAGSGLDIAPYNQVTIGFYFLLVAAVSTLTGFDTQGVSQDIREGDITQHILKPINYMWIRFFNSLPDKFLKVTVAVAIIATLWLLGFRLDINLFEATAFMVVLALAMLGNYLIYFTSGLLSFWTMQTLGLTLLVSIGSSLVSGSVIPLELVPPLFIAISKVLPFRYFLFFPVQILLGKVPPEQIITGILIQIIWIVTLYLLSILVWKRGIRRLEAVGI from the coding sequence ATGAAGAAATATCTAGTTGTTTTTAGCAACGCCTTGCAAAGCCTTACTGAGTATAGGGTTAGTCTTTTATTGGATGTAACAAGTAATCTGATCAGCAGCCTAGTTTTGTACCTATTTTGGAGGTTTTTAGCCGGGTCAGGATTGGATATTGCTCCCTATAACCAGGTTACCATCGGCTTCTATTTTTTGCTAGTAGCCGCTGTTTCTACTTTAACCGGCTTTGATACCCAGGGGGTTTCTCAGGATATTCGGGAAGGAGATATTACGCAGCATATTTTGAAGCCAATCAACTATATGTGGATCAGGTTTTTTAACTCCTTGCCGGACAAGTTTCTGAAAGTAACGGTAGCTGTGGCAATAATTGCCACCCTGTGGTTGTTGGGTTTCAGACTGGACATTAATCTGTTCGAGGCGACTGCTTTTATGGTTGTTTTAGCTCTGGCAATGTTGGGAAATTATCTAATATATTTTACTTCCGGTCTGCTGTCCTTTTGGACAATGCAAACTCTTGGCTTGACGCTACTGGTGTCAATTGGTTCATCTCTTGTATCGGGAAGTGTTATTCCACTTGAACTGGTACCACCATTGTTTATTGCGATTTCCAAAGTGTTGCCTTTCCGTTATTTCTTGTTTTTTCCCGTCCAAATTCTTTTAGGAAAAGTACCGCCGGAACAAATCATTACCGGCATACTAATCCAGATAATTTGGATAGTCACCCTTTACCTCTTAAGTATCCTGGTCTGGAAAAGGGGGATAAGACGCTTGGAGGCGGTAGGAATATGA
- a CDS encoding DHH family phosphoesterase, with translation MSQKVKQLAPAIWDEIQKANKILMHLHRGPDPDSAGSALALYLLCKNLGKQVTIIAGDSIFPESMKILPGSAEIVQKNYFQIKPEEFDLLFSLDSSTLSQISKEGEIIFPPKLRTVKIDHHRNEADFANINLVDTTYPAAGQIVYDLMRQWKAEITPDIAANLFAAIYSDTGGFKYPPTNADTLLAGSELARIYPDYFKIIFALENSKTPKQLEFLGLALSSVEHYFNNKVAIAAVSYDALQKHGIAKDDTKNLELSNTLKSVTGWIIGVSMLETLPGTVEFSIRKREYEGPDLSKVAIALGGGGHSAAAGCSITAPFADARKLFLQKMVEVYPELGKP, from the coding sequence ATGTCGCAGAAAGTTAAACAACTCGCCCCGGCGATTTGGGACGAAATCCAAAAGGCCAATAAGATTCTTATGCATCTACACCGCGGGCCGGACCCGGATTCCGCCGGCAGCGCTTTGGCTCTATATCTTTTGTGCAAAAACTTAGGGAAACAAGTAACGATCATTGCCGGCGACTCCATATTCCCCGAATCTATGAAAATCCTTCCCGGCTCAGCGGAAATTGTCCAAAAAAACTACTTTCAAATTAAGCCGGAGGAATTCGATCTTCTTTTCTCTTTGGACAGCTCAACCTTAAGTCAAATTTCAAAAGAAGGAGAAATCATCTTTCCGCCAAAATTACGCACCGTCAAAATTGACCACCATCGAAATGAGGCGGATTTTGCCAACATTAATTTAGTGGATACCACCTACCCTGCCGCTGGCCAAATTGTTTATGATCTGATGCGGCAGTGGAAAGCAGAAATCACTCCGGATATCGCCGCCAACTTATTTGCGGCTATTTATTCCGACACCGGCGGATTTAAATACCCGCCGACTAACGCCGATACCTTATTAGCAGGAAGCGAACTGGCCAGAATTTACCCGGATTATTTCAAAATAATTTTTGCTCTGGAAAATTCCAAAACTCCAAAACAACTGGAATTTTTAGGCTTGGCCTTAAGTTCTGTCGAGCATTATTTCAACAATAAAGTGGCTATCGCCGCCGTCTCCTATGACGCCTTACAAAAACACGGGATTGCCAAGGATGACACTAAAAACCTTGAGCTGTCAAACACTCTCAAGTCGGTTACCGGTTGGATTATTGGAGTGAGCATGTTGGAAACGCTGCCGGGAACGGTGGAGTTTAGTATCCGCAAACGCGAATATGAAGGACCGGATCTTTCCAAGGTGGCCATTGCTCTTGGCGGCGGCGGCCACAGCGCCGCGGCAGGATGTTCTATTACTGCGCCATTTGCTGACGCTAGAAAACTATTTCTTCAAAAAATGGTCGAGGTCTATCCGGAGCTGGGAAAACCGTAA
- a CDS encoding ABC-2 family transporter protein — protein MSKYFTVFTASWQNEFTYRLNFILWRVRNILRLLMTYFLWRGIYVTNTNVFGYSQAQMLTYVFMVLIVQTVVASAPSADNIGGEISDGDLSNYLVKPIGYLKYWFTRDIASKCLNMLFAVFEVSLLWYFLRPQIVVPLALSTWLGFFSSLAVAVALYYLISACARFVAFWIPEYTWGLSFVVLVFMEILAGSIFPLNILPGWLYSLLQLTPFPYMVYFPIAIFSGKIVGQELLRILIQYLIWLGIMFWFTKWLWARGLKVYQATGK, from the coding sequence ATGTCTAAGTACTTCACAGTTTTTACGGCTTCATGGCAGAATGAGTTCACCTATCGTCTAAACTTCATTCTTTGGCGGGTGCGAAATATTCTCCGGCTTTTAATGACCTATTTTCTGTGGCGGGGAATTTATGTCACCAACACCAATGTTTTTGGTTACAGCCAGGCGCAAATGCTCACTTATGTTTTCATGGTTTTAATTGTCCAAACTGTCGTGGCCTCGGCTCCTTCGGCGGATAATATTGGTGGTGAGATTAGCGACGGCGATTTATCAAACTATTTGGTCAAGCCGATTGGCTACCTCAAATATTGGTTTACCCGAGATATTGCCAGCAAGTGTCTTAATATGCTCTTTGCCGTTTTTGAGGTGAGTTTACTCTGGTACTTTCTGCGGCCTCAGATTGTGGTGCCCCTGGCCCTTTCAACCTGGCTCGGTTTCTTTTCCAGTTTGGCAGTGGCTGTGGCCCTTTACTATTTAATCAGTGCCTGCGCCCGGTTCGTGGCCTTCTGGATTCCGGAATATACCTGGGGTCTGTCGTTTGTAGTTCTGGTTTTTATGGAAATTCTCGCCGGAAGCATTTTTCCGCTTAATATTTTGCCGGGATGGCTGTACTCTCTGCTTCAGCTGACACCCTTTCCGTATATGGTCTATTTTCCTATCGCCATTTTTTCCGGAAAAATTGTTGGCCAGGAACTTTTACGAATCCTTATTCAGTATTTAATTTGGTTGGGGATAATGTTTTGGTTTACCAAGTGGCTGTGGGCGCGGGGTCTGAAAGTTTATCAAGCAACGGGAAAGTGA
- a CDS encoding ABC transporter ATP-binding protein translates to MPTILVSHLSKYYQVHQKEPGLAGSIRSLFHRKYYDVKAVDDVSFEIGEGELVGFIGPNGAGKTTTLKTLSGLLYPTKGEVSVLGYTPWKRQPEFQKQFALVMGQKNQLWWDLPAIESFILNKEIYEVPKEKYETTLNELSELLEVKDLLKVQVRKLSLGERMKMELIAALIHSPKVLFLDEPTIGLDVVAQKKMRDFIKIYNQKYKSTIILTSHYMDDVKELCKRVIIIDKGKVLFDGQLDDIVKKFADHKNLSVVLDKELTKKQIEHLESLGGIKEFAFPKLVLQVPRENSNKVAAKLLQSYPIADLNIEESQIEDIIREVFTGKDVS, encoded by the coding sequence ATGCCGACGATTTTAGTTTCGCATTTATCGAAATACTATCAGGTTCACCAAAAGGAGCCGGGGTTGGCGGGGTCGATAAGGTCGCTATTCCATAGAAAGTACTACGATGTTAAGGCGGTTGATGATGTGTCGTTTGAAATCGGTGAGGGGGAACTGGTGGGTTTCATCGGACCAAACGGAGCGGGAAAAACGACCACGCTAAAAACGCTATCGGGATTACTGTATCCAACCAAAGGCGAGGTCTCCGTTCTGGGCTACACTCCCTGGAAACGCCAGCCCGAGTTTCAAAAACAATTTGCGTTGGTCATGGGCCAGAAAAACCAGTTGTGGTGGGACTTGCCGGCGATTGAAAGTTTTATTCTTAACAAGGAAATCTACGAAGTTCCCAAAGAAAAGTACGAAACAACTCTTAACGAGTTATCAGAACTTCTGGAAGTAAAAGATCTCCTGAAGGTACAAGTGCGTAAGCTTTCGTTGGGCGAACGGATGAAGATGGAGTTGATTGCGGCCCTGATTCATTCTCCTAAAGTACTCTTTTTGGACGAGCCGACAATTGGCTTGGATGTCGTGGCCCAAAAGAAAATGCGCGACTTTATCAAGATTTATAACCAGAAATACAAGTCCACGATCATTTTGACGAGCCACTACATGGATGATGTCAAAGAACTTTGTAAGCGGGTAATCATTATTGATAAGGGTAAAGTTCTGTTTGACGGCCAACTGGATGATATTGTTAAAAAATTTGCCGATCACAAAAATCTGTCAGTGGTTTTGGATAAAGAACTGACCAAAAAACAGATTGAACATTTGGAAAGCCTGGGTGGGATTAAGGAATTTGCTTTCCCGAAACTGGTGTTGCAGGTACCACGGGAGAATTCAAATAAGGTAGCTGCAAAACTGCTCCAGTCGTATCCAATAGCAGACCTAAATATTGAAGAGTCGCAAATTGAGGACATCATCCGCGAAGTCTTCACCGGCAAAGATGTTTCCTAG